One part of the Vitis riparia cultivar Riparia Gloire de Montpellier isolate 1030 chromosome 15, EGFV_Vit.rip_1.0, whole genome shotgun sequence genome encodes these proteins:
- the LOC117932126 gene encoding protein VASCULAR ASSOCIATED DEATH 1, chloroplastic isoform X1, giving the protein MEVASETVEKVESSRSMEHSPSKSSLDSASEASDQPDRTDPSNASPNPLKDVDFLQSPAALKSEEYRQLFRLPLEEVLVQDFNCALQESILFQGHMYLFVRYICFYSNIFGFETKRIIPFQEVTCVKRAKTAGIFPNAIEILAGEKKYFFASFLSRDEAFKLINDGWLRHSDGVKAISEQQESVSDGCLENGIVADEEVKSSEEPVNELDSIDRNKDPPLSKDSKLPSDAEDDIVPITPADQQDNVEQNVESVPITDSSSSGNILTWKQENSVAPKVPEYYCNVAEAKFPIKVEEFFTFFFSDDAVDFIESFHKRCGDKEFRCTSWSPHDKFGHARDKSFQHPIKLYFGAKFGSCREAQKFRVYKNSHLIIETSQEVNDVPYGDYFTVEGLWNVESDGDESNGGCILRVYVNVAFSKKTMWKGKIVQSTVEECREAYAIWISLAHELLKQKNLEKQEEIRSTRTAENSRAHLERQVEMEETSERSHEAANSSKIPHMCDSRDVNHGNLLQGNTVTSFSSLLSEWMVKFSTLKNQRHLQLLFLITFVLILLLMQLSIVVLLARPQRVQVISQAGYMSGMDISGSGERSSEAVAWLEKRIHHLKDEMFMVEARIERMRREYVQLKAQLKDLEHLRQLKKTI; this is encoded by the exons TCTCCAGCGGCATTGAAGAGTGAAGAGTATCGACAGCTGTTCCGTCTTCCACTTGAGGAA GTACTTGTTCAAGATTTTAATTGTGCATTGCAGGAGAGTATTCTTTTTCAG GGTCATATGTATCTGTTCGTTCGTTATATTTGCTTTTATTCCAACATATTTGGGTTTGAGACAAAG AGAATAATTCCATTCCAAGAAGTCACATGTGTAAAAAGAGCGAAGACAGCGGGGATTTTTCCTAATGCAATAGAAATTTTAGCTGGGGAAAAGAAG TATTTCTTTGCATCTTTCCTATCTCGTGATGAAGCTTTCAAGCTCATTAATGATGGGTGGTTGCGACATAGTGATGGAGTCAAAGCAATTTCAGAACAGCAG GAGTCAGTATCGGATGGTTGCTTAGAGAATGGAATTGTTGCAGATGAAGAAGTAAAGAGCTCTGAAGAGCCAGTCAATGAATTGGATTCCATTGACAG GAATAAAGATCCTCCGCTTTCTAAAGATTCTAAGCTTCCATCCGATGCCGAAGATGACATTGTGCCAATAACACCTGCAGACCAGCAAGATAATGTGGAACAGAATGTGGAATCAGTTCCAATTACTGACTCTTCGTCTTCTggaaatattttgacatggaAGCAGGAGAATTCTGTTGCACCTAAGG TACCTGAATATTACTGCAATGTTGCAGAGGCAAAGTTTCCG ATAAAGGTGGAGGagttttttactttctttttttcggATGATGCTGTGGATTTTATTGAATCATTTCATAAAAGATGTGGAGATAAAG AGTTCAGGTGCACTTCATGGTCCCCTCACGACAAATTTGGGCATGCCCGTGATAAGTCATTTCAACATCcaataaaactatattttg GTGCAAAATTTGGCAGCTGTCGGGAGGCTCAGAAATTTCGTGTTTACAAAAACAG TCATTTGATTATTGAGACATCACAAGAAGTCAATGATGTACCCTATGGAGATTATTTCACTGTTGAG GGGCTTTGGAATGTGGAGAGTGATGGTGATGAATCAAATGGAGGCTGCATTTTGCGGGTATATGTGAATGTGGCTTTTTCCAAGAAAACCATGTGGAAAG GGAAAATAGTGCAGTCCACTGTGGAAGAGTGTCGAGAAGCTTATGCGATCTGGATATCCCTT GCACATGAATTGTTGAAGCAAAAGAACCTTGAAAAACAAG AGGAAATTCGCAGCACTCGCACTGCTGAGAACAGTCGAGCTCATTTAGAAAGGCAAGTAGAGATGGAGGAAACTTCAGAAAGGTCACATGAGGCAGCCAACTCTTCAAAGATCCCTCATATGTGCGATTCTAGGGATGTTAACCATGGTAATCTCTTACAAGGAAATACAGTTACTTCCTTTTCATCTCTATTGAGCGAATGGATGGTGAAATTTTcgactttgaaaaatcaaagacatcttcaattactCTTCCTTATCACCTTTGTTCTGATCCTCCTCCTGATGCAG TTAAGCATAGTTGTGCTGTTAGCCAGACCCCAGAGAGTCCAGGTCATTTCCCAAGCAGGCTACATGAGTGGCATGGACATCTCGGGTTCAGGTGAAAGATCGTCGGAAGCGGTCGCATGGTTGGAGAAGCGGATTCATCACCTCAAGGACGAGATGTTCATGGTAGAGGCTCGGATTGAGAGGATGCGGCGGGAGTACGTACAGTTGAAAGCACAACTGAAAGACCTAGAGCATCTCCGGCAGCTTAAGAAGACAATATAA